Proteins from a genomic interval of Crassostrea angulata isolate pt1a10 chromosome 7, ASM2561291v2, whole genome shotgun sequence:
- the LOC128157531 gene encoding uncharacterized protein LOC128157531 isoform X1, with amino-acid sequence MFNSAKDSKPTETKWRHFFVMVVMSTFIFAAIFTMRPTLVIHPIVAMGVLNRPQFIRTTLIRTQQLQRITGEENIQSAIINEKTTNTTEYAKYIVPYDNQTLCQSIPETKNWTFQCSVPCKELKLTDIPTTKVDVIKSCSMLQEGVSWSLIANRTFFHVPFKSKCLDNLIKDHCSTSNAVPNIAHYVWFSKKEMNFYHFLSFVSTLKHLNPCLVLVHGEVPFGLYWEYIVLIANNIINVKMSPPTTIFDRKIGRIEHQADVARLLILKEYGGIYLDTDEVILRSLDNLLNYTFTLSHAVDNNLSNGLILASPNATFISHWLDGYRTYTKAQWAYHSTILPCKLSKQYPDLLHVENKTFVRPNYTQLPLLFKKNFNWSKNYGIHLYIRFYKSMHTFNDIRRLNTTMGSVARYILYDTKELCFDT; translated from the exons ATGTTCAATAGTGCGAAAGATTCGAAACCGACCGAAACCAAATGGAGGCACTTCTTTGTGATGGTTGTGATGTCCACTTTTATTTTTGCTGCTATTTTTACGATGCGGCCCACCCTTGTTATTCACCCCATTGTGGCTATGGGGGTCCTTAACAGACCCCAATTTATACGGACCACCCTCATTAGGACCCAACAATTGCAGAGAATCACAGGAGAGG AGAACATCCAGTCCGCCATAATCAACGAGAAAACGACTAACACCACAGAGTACGCAAAATACATAGTCCCGTACGATAACCAGACATTGTGTCAAAGTATCCCAGAAACAAAGAACTGGACATTCCAATGCAGTGTACCGTGCAAGGAATTAAAACTAACCGACATTCCAACGACTAAAGTGGACGTAATCAAGTCTTGCTCTATGTTGCAGGAAGGGGTTTCGTGGTCACTCATTGCAAATCGGACATTTTTTCACGTCccatttaaatcaaaatgtctGGACAATTTGATAAAAGATCATTGCTCAACATCCAACGCTGTGCCAAATATTGCCCATTATGTATGGTTCTCAAAAAAGGAGATGAACTTCTATCACTTTTTAAGCTTCGTGAGCACCTTAAAACATTTGAATCCATGTCTGGTTCTAGTTCACGGTGAGGTGCCTTTTGGACTGTATTGggaatatattgttttaatcgCGAACAATATCATCAATGTGAAAATGTCTCCTCCAACAaccatatttgatagaaaaattgGTCGAATTGAACATCAGGCTGATGTTGCCagacttcttatcttgaaag aatATGGAGGAATTTATCTTGACACAGATGAAGTTATATTAAGATCTTTAGATAACTTATTGAACTACACTTTTACCTTAAGTCACGCCGTTGATAATAACTTAAGCAATGGTCTGATACTTGCATCTCCGAATGCAACTTTCATTTCTCATTGGTTAGACGGATACAGGACCTACACAAAGGCCCAGTGGGCTTACCATTCTACCATTTTACCATGTAAACTGTCAAAACAATATCCAGATTTATTGCACGTGGAGAATAAAACATTTGTCAGACCAAATTATACTCAACTACCACTGTTATtcaagaaaaactttaattgGTCCAAGAATTACGGCATTCATTTGTACATACGTTTCTACAAAAGTATGCATACATTTAATGACATAAGACGTTTGAATACGACCATGGGGTCTGTGGCTAGATACATCTTGTATGACACGAAAGAACTTTGTTTCGACACGTAG
- the LOC128157531 gene encoding uncharacterized protein LOC128157531 isoform X2, producing MEYVRILFLVLIFTTFFIVLYLVLSSYSHTSYGYKIESDFHSFFIFEENIQSAIINEKTTNTTEYAKYIVPYDNQTLCQSIPETKNWTFQCSVPCKELKLTDIPTTKVDVIKSCSMLQEGVSWSLIANRTFFHVPFKSKCLDNLIKDHCSTSNAVPNIAHYVWFSKKEMNFYHFLSFVSTLKHLNPCLVLVHGEVPFGLYWEYIVLIANNIINVKMSPPTTIFDRKIGRIEHQADVARLLILKEYGGIYLDTDEVILRSLDNLLNYTFTLSHAVDNNLSNGLILASPNATFISHWLDGYRTYTKAQWAYHSTILPCKLSKQYPDLLHVENKTFVRPNYTQLPLLFKKNFNWSKNYGIHLYIRFYKSMHTFNDIRRLNTTMGSVARYILYDTKELCFDT from the exons ATGGAGTATGTGCGGATTTTATTCCTTGTGCTGATATTCACCACATTTTTTATTGTGCTTTATCTCGTGTTGTCAAGTTATAGTCACACAAGCTACGGATATAAAATTGAAAGTGATTTCCACAGCTTCTTTATCTTTGAAG AGAACATCCAGTCCGCCATAATCAACGAGAAAACGACTAACACCACAGAGTACGCAAAATACATAGTCCCGTACGATAACCAGACATTGTGTCAAAGTATCCCAGAAACAAAGAACTGGACATTCCAATGCAGTGTACCGTGCAAGGAATTAAAACTAACCGACATTCCAACGACTAAAGTGGACGTAATCAAGTCTTGCTCTATGTTGCAGGAAGGGGTTTCGTGGTCACTCATTGCAAATCGGACATTTTTTCACGTCccatttaaatcaaaatgtctGGACAATTTGATAAAAGATCATTGCTCAACATCCAACGCTGTGCCAAATATTGCCCATTATGTATGGTTCTCAAAAAAGGAGATGAACTTCTATCACTTTTTAAGCTTCGTGAGCACCTTAAAACATTTGAATCCATGTCTGGTTCTAGTTCACGGTGAGGTGCCTTTTGGACTGTATTGggaatatattgttttaatcgCGAACAATATCATCAATGTGAAAATGTCTCCTCCAACAaccatatttgatagaaaaattgGTCGAATTGAACATCAGGCTGATGTTGCCagacttcttatcttgaaag aatATGGAGGAATTTATCTTGACACAGATGAAGTTATATTAAGATCTTTAGATAACTTATTGAACTACACTTTTACCTTAAGTCACGCCGTTGATAATAACTTAAGCAATGGTCTGATACTTGCATCTCCGAATGCAACTTTCATTTCTCATTGGTTAGACGGATACAGGACCTACACAAAGGCCCAGTGGGCTTACCATTCTACCATTTTACCATGTAAACTGTCAAAACAATATCCAGATTTATTGCACGTGGAGAATAAAACATTTGTCAGACCAAATTATACTCAACTACCACTGTTATtcaagaaaaactttaattgGTCCAAGAATTACGGCATTCATTTGTACATACGTTTCTACAAAAGTATGCATACATTTAATGACATAAGACGTTTGAATACGACCATGGGGTCTGTGGCTAGATACATCTTGTATGACACGAAAGAACTTTGTTTCGACACGTAG